The following proteins are co-located in the Nonlabens ponticola genome:
- a CDS encoding putative LPS assembly protein LptD, producing the protein MHSIYRHIILFIVFLTGSAVMVAQDVPNSGKEIEPVREIEPGEEVIPKPPIIESDSIENDSLKNPNYLEYKLETQAANYRRLDRRNNTITLYDQAVIIYGDIKLEAGKIIVNNNTGDVFAYGIVDDSTGAYVQTPVFTQGANVVKPDSIVFNKNSQKALTYNSRTAQGEFNVVAEVTKKVNDSVFFMRNARFTTSKNPENPEYYFLARKIKFVPKKKIVTGLVNMYIADVPTPIGLPFAFFPMTSERRSGIILPSFGNNNSQGYFLQNGGYYFAVSDYFDLTVLGDYFTNGSYGARVESDYKVRYKFNGSLRFLYENQLRSERGFSDFNQTSRYNINWVHNQDPNSNPNSRFSASVNLGSSTFFQNSFNQTNQSASLVNTLASSISYSKTFPGEPQINLNTAVSVNQSTRDNLVNLTLPTFQGSVSRVFPFAPKQGSKSGIIENINLQYNVRAENRVTTTDDRIFSSDVVENGRMGVEHSIPISTNFKVAKFFSISANASLEENWVFETIDQTLFLNEDNRIETRRDTISGFDRYLTYRYGANIGTTIYGNFSSSNPDAKFAAVRHVIRPNISYSANPSFDQFYEQLLDEQGLDISEEERFFSRFEGTLAGAPSQNFSSSIGFSIQNTLEAKVRDKDDPDADLRLVKLIKSLNLNTGYNLAGDSLNINPVRISGVIPLTKKVDLNMDANLDPYALDNNNQRVDEFNIDNGGSLFRLTRAGARVNFKLSNKDFEKNTEEEEGEELNRADNTTLRNGGREDDLFGKPIDPADGVYYEDEEPVEENVDIDKSRYRFKIPWSLNVAYTMTYNNAQRQNEINRQSLMVSGDLELSPRWSIGGNTGYDFANKGISFTTLRFQRDLESFRMSFNWNPIGDRRSWFFFIGIKAGALSDIKYDQRQQPDPRF; encoded by the coding sequence TTGCATTCCATTTACAGGCATATAATTTTATTCATAGTCTTTTTAACAGGAAGTGCGGTAATGGTGGCTCAAGACGTGCCTAATTCTGGTAAAGAAATTGAACCAGTTAGAGAGATTGAGCCTGGTGAAGAAGTAATACCCAAACCACCTATAATTGAGAGTGATAGCATTGAAAATGATAGTCTCAAGAACCCCAATTATCTAGAATACAAACTAGAAACACAGGCCGCAAATTATAGACGCCTAGATCGACGCAATAATACCATCACGCTGTATGATCAAGCAGTGATCATATACGGTGATATCAAATTAGAAGCTGGTAAAATTATCGTGAATAATAATACTGGTGATGTGTTTGCCTATGGTATTGTTGACGACAGTACAGGGGCTTATGTGCAAACGCCTGTTTTTACCCAAGGTGCCAACGTGGTCAAACCTGACAGTATTGTTTTCAATAAAAACTCTCAAAAGGCGCTTACCTACAATAGTCGCACAGCCCAAGGCGAGTTCAATGTAGTTGCAGAAGTCACTAAAAAAGTAAATGATTCCGTTTTCTTTATGCGTAATGCGAGATTCACTACCTCAAAAAACCCAGAAAATCCTGAGTATTATTTCCTGGCGCGCAAGATCAAGTTTGTACCTAAAAAGAAAATCGTCACGGGTCTTGTCAACATGTACATTGCTGATGTCCCAACACCAATTGGTTTACCATTTGCCTTTTTCCCGATGACAAGCGAGCGTCGCAGCGGTATTATACTGCCCTCATTTGGTAATAATAATAGTCAAGGCTATTTCTTGCAAAATGGTGGATACTATTTTGCCGTTAGCGATTACTTTGACCTTACGGTTCTAGGTGATTATTTCACAAATGGTAGTTATGGCGCGCGTGTAGAGAGTGATTATAAGGTGCGCTACAAGTTCAACGGTAGCTTGAGATTCCTGTATGAAAACCAACTTAGAAGTGAGCGTGGTTTTTCTGACTTTAATCAAACTAGTAGATATAATATCAACTGGGTTCACAATCAAGATCCTAATAGCAATCCCAATTCTAGATTTAGTGCTAGTGTGAACTTAGGTAGCTCTACTTTTTTCCAAAATAGTTTTAACCAGACAAATCAAAGTGCTTCATTGGTTAATACGCTGGCCAGTTCCATTTCTTATTCTAAAACCTTTCCTGGAGAACCACAGATTAATCTTAACACCGCAGTCTCGGTGAATCAAAGTACCCGTGATAATCTGGTAAACCTAACCCTACCGACTTTTCAAGGAAGTGTCTCCAGAGTATTCCCATTTGCACCTAAACAAGGTTCTAAAAGTGGCATTATCGAGAACATCAACCTGCAATACAACGTACGTGCAGAAAACCGAGTTACCACAACTGACGACCGCATCTTTAGCTCAGACGTAGTTGAAAACGGCCGCATGGGCGTGGAACATAGCATACCTATATCCACTAACTTTAAGGTAGCCAAATTCTTCTCAATAAGCGCCAACGCCAGCCTTGAAGAAAACTGGGTGTTTGAAACCATTGATCAAACGCTGTTTTTAAATGAAGACAATAGGATCGAGACCAGACGAGACACGATAAGTGGTTTTGATCGCTACCTTACTTATAGGTATGGTGCCAATATAGGTACCACGATCTATGGTAATTTCTCCTCATCAAATCCTGATGCAAAATTTGCCGCAGTACGACACGTCATACGTCCTAATATAAGCTACAGTGCCAACCCTAGTTTTGATCAATTTTATGAGCAATTGCTTGATGAGCAAGGATTAGACATCAGTGAAGAAGAAAGATTTTTCTCGAGATTTGAAGGAACATTAGCTGGCGCACCTAGCCAAAATTTCTCTAGCAGCATAGGTTTCTCAATACAAAATACTCTAGAAGCCAAAGTACGTGACAAGGACGACCCAGATGCAGACTTGAGGTTAGTAAAATTGATTAAAAGTTTGAATTTAAATACTGGCTACAATCTTGCGGGTGATTCTCTCAATATCAATCCGGTAAGAATAAGTGGTGTGATCCCATTGACTAAAAAGGTGGATTTAAACATGGATGCTAATCTAGATCCATATGCTCTTGACAACAACAATCAGCGTGTGGATGAATTCAATATTGATAACGGCGGTAGCCTATTTAGATTGACAAGAGCTGGCGCGCGAGTCAATTTTAAATTAAGTAACAAAGACTTTGAAAAAAATACGGAGGAAGAAGAAGGTGAAGAATTGAACCGTGCAGACAATACCACATTACGCAATGGTGGTCGTGAGGATGATCTCTTTGGCAAACCTATCGATCCTGCTGACGGTGTTTATTATGAGGATGAAGAACCTGTAGAAGAAAACGTCGATATCGACAAGAGCCGCTATAGATTTAAGATCCCATGGTCACTCAATGTCGCCTACACAATGACGTACAACAATGCTCAACGTCAAAATGAGATCAATCGTCAAAGTCTCATGGTAAGCGGTGATCTAGAACTATCACCGCGCTGGAGTATAGGTGGTAACACTGGTTATGATTTTGCCAATAAAGGAATCTCGTTTACCACATTGAGATTTCAGCGCGATCTAGAGAGCTTCCGTATGAGTTTTAATTGGAATCCTATAGGAGATCGACGCAGCTGGTTCTTCTTTATAGGAATAAAGGCTGGTGCTTTAAGCGATATAAAGTACGACCAGCGACAGCAGCCTGACCCAAGGTTCTAG
- a CDS encoding aminoacyl-histidine dipeptidase: MSKEIRELEPKSLWNHFADLNAVPRPSKQEERVRQFMLDFAAKHDLISIVDDIGNVIIKKGATVGMESRKSVILQSHLDMVHQKNNDTTFDFDTQGIDMLIENGHVTARGTTLGADNGIGVAAIMAILSSTDLPHPPIEALFTIDEETGMTGAKKLDQKVLTSSILLNLDTEEDDEIDVGCAGGVDITGTRNYVQEGLDNDFKAHKITVKGLKGGHSGMDIHKGLANANKIITRLMDAMRNNGKIHLQEFNGGGLRNAIPREAVSVVSFRESENKKIIDAFKRCKTAILAEYESLEPNMSIEIESTESHKALSEIDTANLIYMLLGIVNGVYRWSPDFDDLVQSSNNLARVVLEDGALEVACLSRSSVESQKDDLKGTIAGVMRLNGLDVEFTGDYPGWQPNLNSEMLKIAEAQYKILFQEKPRVVACHAGLECGILGERYPGLDMISFGPNIRRAHSPDEFVEIKSVQKFWKFLKEILKETPVLN; this comes from the coding sequence ATGAGTAAAGAAATACGTGAGCTAGAACCTAAGTCACTTTGGAACCATTTTGCAGATCTAAATGCCGTACCACGACCTTCTAAACAGGAAGAGCGCGTGCGACAATTCATGTTGGATTTTGCCGCAAAACACGATTTAATCTCCATTGTGGATGATATAGGCAACGTCATCATCAAGAAAGGAGCCACCGTCGGAATGGAATCGCGTAAAAGCGTCATCCTGCAATCGCATCTAGACATGGTACATCAAAAGAATAATGATACCACCTTTGATTTTGATACACAAGGCATAGACATGCTCATAGAAAATGGTCATGTCACGGCTCGTGGCACCACGCTAGGTGCCGATAATGGTATAGGTGTTGCCGCGATTATGGCGATTCTATCATCGACTGATTTACCGCATCCACCTATCGAGGCACTGTTTACCATTGATGAAGAAACAGGAATGACTGGAGCCAAAAAGCTCGACCAAAAAGTTCTCACTTCCAGCATCCTGCTTAATCTTGATACTGAGGAAGATGACGAGATTGATGTGGGCTGCGCTGGTGGTGTCGATATAACGGGAACGAGAAATTATGTTCAAGAAGGTCTAGATAACGACTTTAAAGCGCACAAGATTACTGTAAAAGGTCTCAAAGGCGGTCATAGCGGTATGGATATTCATAAAGGTCTAGCTAACGCTAACAAGATCATCACACGCCTTATGGACGCCATGCGCAACAATGGTAAAATCCACTTGCAGGAATTTAATGGCGGTGGTTTGAGAAATGCTATACCTAGAGAAGCAGTTAGCGTGGTTAGCTTTCGCGAAAGCGAGAACAAAAAAATCATTGATGCATTTAAAAGGTGTAAAACTGCAATTCTTGCTGAATATGAAAGTCTGGAACCTAACATGTCTATCGAGATTGAAAGTACCGAAAGTCATAAGGCCTTAAGCGAAATTGATACCGCAAACCTTATTTACATGCTGTTGGGAATAGTCAATGGTGTTTACCGCTGGAGTCCCGATTTTGATGACTTGGTGCAATCCAGTAATAATCTTGCAAGAGTCGTTTTGGAAGATGGTGCTTTAGAAGTTGCCTGTCTATCTCGATCATCAGTCGAGAGCCAGAAAGATGATCTAAAAGGAACCATCGCCGGTGTGATGCGTCTCAATGGTCTTGACGTCGAATTTACTGGTGATTATCCAGGCTGGCAGCCAAATTTGAACAGCGAGATGCTCAAAATTGCCGAGGCTCAATACAAAATCCTGTTTCAAGAAAAGCCTAGGGTAGTGGCTTGTCACGCAGGATTGGAGTGTGGCATTCTGGGCGAGCGTTATCCAGGTTTAGACATGATCTCCTTTGGCCCTAATATAAGACGAGCACACAGTCCAGACGAATTTGTAGAAATCAAATCAGTTCAAAAATTCTGGAAATTCTTGAAGGAGATTTTAAAGGAGACACCTGTTCTTAACTAA
- the mnmD gene encoding tRNA (5-methylaminomethyl-2-thiouridine)(34)-methyltransferase MnmD: protein MKREIMVTGDGSKTIHMPDLNEQYHSKHGALQEARHVFIQTGLRYLLDTRLGDLEALNTITILEYGLGTGLNAMLTVKFLEEHRIRTYYKGIEAFPITDEEIAAMDYGELVADKSLYTDLHAAAWEKEIELRPNFYLIKSQLKFEDFAELNQYDLIYFDAFGPRTQPELWSQEIFNAAYKSLKEKGVLTTYCAAGQVRRNMQAAGFKVERLAGPPGKREMLRATK from the coding sequence ATGAAAAGAGAGATCATGGTGACTGGTGATGGTTCCAAAACTATTCACATGCCAGACCTCAATGAACAATATCATTCTAAACACGGCGCGCTTCAAGAAGCGCGTCACGTGTTTATACAAACAGGTTTAAGGTATTTGCTGGATACAAGATTAGGTGATCTTGAGGCATTAAACACAATAACCATTTTAGAGTATGGCCTAGGCACTGGACTTAATGCCATGCTCACAGTAAAATTTCTCGAGGAGCACCGAATTAGGACATATTATAAAGGCATAGAGGCTTTTCCAATAACCGATGAGGAAATTGCTGCAATGGATTATGGCGAGCTAGTTGCTGATAAGTCTTTATATACTGACTTGCATGCTGCCGCTTGGGAAAAGGAAATAGAGTTGAGACCCAATTTTTATTTAATTAAAAGCCAGCTCAAATTTGAGGACTTTGCAGAATTAAATCAATACGACCTTATCTATTTTGATGCCTTTGGGCCGCGCACCCAGCCAGAATTGTGGAGTCAGGAAATCTTCAATGCAGCTTACAAATCATTGAAGGAAAAAGGCGTATTGACTACTTATTGTGCCGCTGGACAAGTGCGCCGTAATATGCAAGCAGCTGGTTTTAAGGTAGAACGTTTAGCTGGGCCACCAGGCAAACGAGAGATGCTGCGAGCTACTAAATAG
- a CDS encoding DUF4920 domain-containing protein: MKYFITLFIVAIAITSCRNESEQEEMPAVNDEQVEEVAYLSYGDEIDDETVMTSAELMDVYELLKPADTVQVKVKTIVNEVCAKKGCWIKIPLENGQEARVTFKDYGFFLPRDSQGKEVVLNGKIYKSITPMEDLKHYAMDAKKSQEEIDAITEDEVTLAFEADGALVESYENPDVFTPETQTAE, translated from the coding sequence ATGAAATATTTTATCACCCTTTTTATTGTAGCAATCGCAATTACTAGTTGTAGGAACGAATCTGAACAAGAAGAAATGCCTGCTGTTAATGATGAACAAGTAGAAGAAGTGGCGTACCTATCCTACGGCGATGAGATTGATGACGAGACCGTCATGACATCTGCCGAGTTGATGGACGTTTATGAATTGCTCAAACCAGCAGATACCGTGCAAGTAAAAGTAAAAACTATAGTGAATGAGGTTTGCGCAAAAAAAGGTTGCTGGATCAAGATACCACTAGAGAATGGTCAAGAAGCCAGAGTGACCTTCAAGGATTATGGATTCTTTCTACCGCGTGATTCACAAGGTAAAGAGGTAGTGCTTAATGGTAAAATCTACAAATCTATCACGCCTATGGAAGACTTGAAGCACTATGCAATGGATGCCAAAAAGAGCCAGGAAGAAATTGATGCGATTACAGAAGATGAAGTGACCCTAGCTTTTGAAGCAGATGGCGCACTTGTTGAATCTTATGAGAATCCAGACGTTTTCACACCTGAAACTCAAACAGCGGAATAA